In a genomic window of Gloeocapsopsis dulcis:
- a CDS encoding AraC family transcriptional regulator yields the protein MPLNTARTINTTEYDALWQEAFECGEVSWQWNDFERRQSIPKQLGQGEVRVIELYSGLSINIITYQFWRPLLLDYHYIGKEGMLLSNFYLAGNRHIINPGIQLEEDRAETPGENCLCYIKEARSIEYFPAEQPLKSLGIEVDLDRLRSFGIAWDNAPSPLRLLMEGKCANSFHQTLNQSTPVMQQVLQQIIHCPYQGALKRMYLESKVLELLVLQFHQLLGKQKLSSSTLSFHSTDIERLHLAKAILQQEMKHPPALLDLAKLVGLNDFKLKQGFRHLFGTTVFGYLQTCRMEQAQQLLSDRSLSIAEIAQRVGYASASQFCHAFKRYAGMKPSDYRRY from the coding sequence GTGCCACTAAACACAGCAAGGACAATCAATACGACAGAATATGATGCGCTTTGGCAAGAAGCCTTTGAATGTGGTGAAGTCTCTTGGCAGTGGAATGATTTTGAGCGACGACAGAGTATACCAAAGCAGTTGGGGCAAGGGGAAGTCAGAGTAATTGAGCTATACTCGGGACTCAGTATCAACATTATCACGTATCAATTTTGGCGTCCTCTGCTGCTGGACTATCATTATATTGGCAAGGAGGGAATGCTGTTATCCAATTTCTACTTAGCAGGAAATCGCCACATCATCAACCCAGGGATTCAGTTGGAAGAAGATCGAGCAGAAACTCCTGGTGAAAACTGCTTGTGCTACATCAAAGAAGCACGATCAATTGAGTATTTCCCCGCCGAACAACCCCTCAAGAGCTTGGGAATTGAAGTAGATTTAGATCGGTTGCGGTCGTTTGGCATCGCGTGGGATAATGCCCCATCCCCACTGCGATTGTTGATGGAGGGAAAGTGTGCAAACAGCTTTCATCAAACTCTCAATCAAAGTACACCCGTGATGCAACAGGTACTCCAGCAAATTATTCACTGTCCCTATCAAGGGGCGCTCAAGCGGATGTATCTGGAAAGTAAAGTATTAGAACTACTAGTGTTGCAGTTTCATCAATTGCTAGGGAAGCAGAAACTATCCTCTTCAACCTTGAGCTTTCACTCTACAGATATTGAGAGACTGCATTTAGCAAAAGCGATTCTTCAACAAGAAATGAAACATCCTCCTGCATTACTTGACTTGGCTAAACTTGTGGGGCTGAATGATTTTAAGCTCAAGCAGGGTTTTCGACACTTGTTTGGGACTACAGTGTTTGGCTATTTGCAGACCTGTCGGATGGAACAAGCCCAGCAGTTGTTGAGCGATCGCTCCTTAAGTATTGCGGAAATTGCCCAACGCGTAGGGTATGCCAGTGCAAGTCAGTTTTGTCATGCGTTTAAGCGGTACGCGGGCATGAAGCCAAGCGATTACCGCCGCTATTAG
- a CDS encoding sugar transferase, with product MYQAQSPTACQPPTPKLLVQEIHPSVDSVFKRSLDIIGSVVGLLILAIVFVPVAIAIKLDSPGPIFFRQERYGLHGRKFYIRKFRSMVVNAEQLKSLVSNEASGLIFKNQRDPRITQVGRFLRSSSLDELPQFWNVLVGEMSLVGTRPPTGDEVAQYNERHWQRLNVKPGLTGEWQVSGRSSVKDFEEVVNLDLRYQQQWHPLYDLVIIVKTIYVILAKIGAC from the coding sequence ATGTACCAAGCCCAATCTCCAACAGCTTGTCAACCGCCAACACCCAAACTGTTGGTACAGGAAATTCACCCCTCTGTTGACTCAGTTTTTAAGCGTTCCTTAGATATTATCGGCAGTGTCGTTGGGCTGCTAATTTTAGCCATTGTGTTTGTCCCAGTGGCGATCGCCATTAAGTTGGACAGCCCAGGACCTATTTTTTTCCGCCAAGAACGCTACGGACTCCACGGACGTAAGTTCTATATCCGTAAATTTCGCTCGATGGTTGTGAATGCTGAGCAGTTAAAATCACTTGTGAGTAACGAGGCTTCAGGTCTCATCTTTAAAAACCAACGCGATCCAAGAATCACGCAGGTGGGACGTTTCTTAAGAAGCTCTAGTTTAGATGAATTACCTCAATTCTGGAATGTCTTAGTAGGCGAAATGAGTTTAGTAGGAACTCGACCGCCAACAGGTGATGAGGTAGCTCAATACAACGAACGTCACTGGCAAAGGTTAAATGTCAAACCAGGCTTAACTGGCGAATGGCAAGTTAGTGGTCGTTCTAGCGTTAAAGATTTTGAAGAAGTTGTCAACCTCGATCTGCGCTATCAACAACAATGGCATCCTTTATACGATTTAGTTATAATTGTCAAGACAATATATGTAATACTTGCTAAAATAGGAGCTTGTTAG
- a CDS encoding glycosyltransferase — translation MPLQYALVHEWLTPKATGGSELVVQEILKHIDADLYALIDFESTNPDSYLFQRAIGTTFLQHLPFARNGVQKYLPLLPLAIEQLDLRAYDAIISSSHTVAKGVLTSPEQMHICYCHTPMRFAWELTFDYLRSNRIGQGLPGVLTRYLLHQMRQWDALSANRVDYFVANSQNTARRIWRCYRRPATVIYPPVDIERFPFVSEKQDFYLTVSRLVSYKQVSLIVRAFNQLKKPLVVIGTGPELAQIRNLAQSNVQVLGAQPNEVVEQYMAAAKAFVYAACEDFGIALVEAQACGTPIIAYGAGGALETVRSIWQHPDTGTGIFFSTQTEAALMEAIEKFEVYQKAFQPEWIRTHATQFAADVFSEKFLAFLHNSWQDRLTKNQSCSD, via the coding sequence ATGCCTTTACAATATGCACTTGTCCATGAGTGGTTAACACCCAAGGCGACTGGTGGTTCAGAACTCGTAGTCCAAGAAATCCTCAAGCACATTGATGCGGATTTGTATGCCTTGATTGACTTTGAATCAACTAATCCCGACAGCTATTTATTTCAACGTGCGATTGGAACGACATTTTTGCAGCACCTGCCTTTTGCGCGCAATGGCGTACAGAAATATCTACCGTTGTTACCACTAGCGATCGAACAGTTAGATTTACGTGCTTATGATGCGATCATTTCCTCTTCCCACACCGTTGCCAAAGGAGTTTTAACTAGCCCAGAACAGATGCATATTTGCTACTGTCATACTCCAATGCGGTTTGCTTGGGAACTGACTTTTGATTATTTACGCAGTAACCGTATCGGTCAGGGATTGCCAGGAGTGTTAACACGGTACTTACTCCACCAAATGCGCCAATGGGATGCATTGAGTGCAAATCGAGTCGATTACTTCGTTGCCAACTCACAAAATACTGCACGTCGCATTTGGCGATGCTATCGCCGTCCTGCAACCGTGATTTACCCACCAGTAGACATCGAACGGTTTCCCTTTGTCAGTGAGAAACAAGACTTTTATTTAACCGTTTCCCGCTTAGTCAGTTACAAACAAGTATCTTTGATTGTGCGTGCTTTTAACCAGCTCAAAAAACCTTTAGTCGTTATTGGTACTGGACCAGAACTCGCACAAATTCGCAATCTAGCACAATCGAATGTTCAAGTACTAGGAGCACAGCCAAATGAAGTCGTTGAGCAGTATATGGCTGCGGCTAAAGCATTTGTTTATGCAGCTTGTGAAGATTTTGGCATTGCCCTTGTAGAAGCACAAGCTTGTGGTACTCCAATCATTGCTTATGGAGCAGGAGGAGCATTAGAAACTGTACGCTCAATTTGGCAACATCCAGACACAGGAACTGGTATATTCTTTTCAACCCAAACAGAAGCAGCTTTAATGGAAGCGATCGAAAAGTTTGAAGTCTATCAGAAAGCATTTCAGCCTGAGTGGATTCGTACTCACGCTACTCAGTTCGCTGCTGATGTGTTTAGTGAGAAGTTCCTTGCGTTTTTACACAACTCGTGGCAAGATCGCTTGACAAAAAACCAAAGTTGTTCAGATTAA
- a CDS encoding SET domain-containing protein: MLAASEIYYLLTTEKFYIANSKFGQGLFAKKNIRLGENILVFTGDIIDFDQAVLKAPPYEGDALQIGKSIYVNLEPPGRFVNHSCDPNAGIKNDIQLVALRNIKVGEEIYFDYSTTMDEDYWSLQCGCGSINCRKVIKDFKHLPYHVKRKYLELNIVQKFIAVQYQVQAKVNYSK; the protein is encoded by the coding sequence ATGTTAGCAGCATCTGAGATTTATTACTTGTTAACTACTGAAAAATTCTATATAGCTAACAGTAAATTTGGTCAGGGCTTGTTTGCCAAAAAAAATATTAGACTAGGAGAAAATATTTTAGTATTTACTGGTGATATTATTGATTTTGACCAAGCAGTTCTAAAAGCGCCACCATATGAAGGTGATGCTTTACAAATTGGTAAAAGTATTTATGTAAACTTAGAACCTCCTGGTCGTTTTGTCAATCATTCTTGCGATCCTAATGCCGGTATTAAAAATGATATTCAATTAGTGGCGTTGAGAAATATCAAAGTAGGTGAAGAGATATATTTTGACTATTCTACAACTATGGATGAGGATTACTGGAGCCTGCAGTGCGGTTGTGGAAGTATAAATTGCAGAAAAGTTATTAAAGATTTTAAGCATTTACCCTATCATGTTAAACGCAAGTATTTAGAGTTAAATATTGTGCAAAAGTTTATTGCTGTTCAGTACCAAGTCCAGGCTAAAGTCAATTATTCAAAATAA
- a CDS encoding sugar transferase, with amino-acid sequence MTAHSLLSGKRLRAFVQSGLQKRSPSDKSRTLFRPLFFSSAKKLFVTTSLDFVSREFVKRLFDVIFSLSVLILFSPVYLLLALIIAYSSEGPVFYIQERVGKNYKSFGCIKFRTMVTNADEMLLELMATSPHLRQEFADNFKLKQDPRITKIGRFLRLTSLDEFPQFWNVLKGDMSVVGPRPLVAQELHMYGSHIDKVLTIKPGITGLWQVSGRNDIPYNRRIQIDLYYVKFHNFWLDLWVIVKTIGVVIAPKNNGAY; translated from the coding sequence ATGACTGCCCATTCGCTCCTCTCAGGCAAAAGATTACGGGCTTTCGTGCAATCTGGTCTTCAGAAGCGATCGCCTAGCGATAAAAGTAGAACGTTGTTTCGACCCCTCTTCTTCTCATCTGCTAAAAAGCTGTTCGTCACAACATCGCTTGATTTTGTCAGTCGAGAGTTTGTTAAAAGACTATTTGACGTGATCTTCTCTCTGTCGGTTCTGATTTTATTTTCTCCGGTTTATCTGCTGTTAGCATTAATCATTGCTTATAGTTCAGAAGGACCAGTGTTTTACATCCAGGAGCGAGTTGGAAAAAACTACAAGTCATTTGGATGTATCAAATTCCGGACAATGGTAACGAACGCTGATGAGATGTTATTAGAACTCATGGCAACATCGCCTCATCTGCGGCAAGAATTTGCAGACAATTTTAAGCTAAAACAAGACCCAAGAATTACAAAAATAGGTCGCTTTTTACGATTAACTAGCCTTGATGAGTTCCCCCAATTTTGGAATGTCCTTAAAGGAGATATGAGTGTTGTTGGTCCTCGCCCTTTGGTAGCTCAGGAATTGCATATGTATGGTTCTCATATCGACAAAGTTTTGACGATTAAACCAGGAATTACCGGATTGTGGCAGGTATCAGGACGCAACGATATTCCTTATAACCGGAGGATTCAGATAGATCTTTACTATGTTAAGTTTCACAACTTTTGGCTTGACTTATGGGTAATTGTGAAAACAATCGGAGTTGTTATTGCACCAAAGAATAATGGTGCTTACTGA
- the pgsA gene encoding CDP-diacylglycerol--glycerol-3-phosphate 3-phosphatidyltransferase, whose protein sequence is MTLPTWVTLSRLLVLPILLYYLENPTPETRWLSVVIFLIAALTDWVDGYLARRLNQITELGKFLDPLVDKLLILAPLLALNKLGQVPTWGVFLILARELTIAGWRVTPSLTGNTAIAGANFWGKLKTVSQIAAIALLIAPLPVDWQFPLIAFWVAVALTLISGVIYLLPATDKISSSTEKSTSAVSPPEVR, encoded by the coding sequence ATTACTTTGCCTACTTGGGTGACACTGTCCCGTCTATTAGTGTTACCAATATTACTGTACTACTTGGAAAATCCTACACCAGAAACTCGTTGGCTGAGTGTAGTCATTTTTCTGATTGCGGCGCTGACTGATTGGGTTGATGGCTACCTTGCCCGCCGACTGAATCAAATTACGGAACTGGGAAAATTTCTCGACCCCTTAGTCGATAAACTACTGATACTTGCACCTTTGCTAGCTTTGAATAAACTAGGACAAGTTCCCACATGGGGAGTATTTCTGATTTTGGCACGGGAGTTAACTATAGCAGGTTGGCGAGTAACTCCTAGTTTGACTGGTAACACCGCGATCGCTGGAGCCAACTTCTGGGGCAAACTGAAAACGGTTAGCCAAATAGCGGCGATCGCACTTTTGATCGCGCCCTTACCTGTGGACTGGCAATTTCCCCTAATTGCCTTCTGGGTTGCAGTTGCCCTGACACTGATTTCTGGTGTTATTTACTTATTACCTGCAACAGACAAAATTTCATCATCAACCGAAAAATCGACTTCTGCGGTATCCCCACCTGAAGTGAGATAA
- a CDS encoding NAD-dependent epimerase/dehydratase family protein has protein sequence MRILIMGGTRFIGVYLTRLLVAQGHEVVLFNRGNRPAPVAGIAQITGDRTNPNNLKEKLAQEHFDAIFDNNGRELSDTQPLAEIFQNRVQHFIYMSSAGVYLPSDQMPHQEGDAVDPKSRHRGKHETEAFIAKLGLPFTAIRPTYIYGPQNYNDLENWFFDRIVRDRPIPIPGNGLHITQFGHVSDLAQAMCQILGSTQAIGEIYNVSGDRYVTFDGLARACAVAAGKSSEALQIVHYDPKKFDFGKRKAFPMRLQHFFTAVDKAKAQLNWQPKYDLISGLKDSFHNDYLTSGGDTAEVDFSVDDEILSVAGNK, from the coding sequence ATGCGAATTTTAATTATGGGTGGTACGCGGTTTATTGGTGTGTACCTCACACGGCTACTTGTCGCCCAAGGACATGAGGTTGTATTGTTTAATCGCGGTAATCGACCAGCACCAGTTGCCGGAATTGCACAAATTACGGGCGATCGCACAAACCCTAATAACCTCAAGGAAAAACTAGCCCAAGAACATTTTGATGCCATTTTTGATAATAATGGGCGAGAACTCAGCGATACCCAACCCTTGGCAGAGATCTTTCAAAACCGAGTCCAGCATTTTATCTATATGAGTTCAGCAGGGGTTTATTTGCCTTCTGACCAAATGCCGCATCAAGAAGGTGATGCTGTCGATCCCAAAAGCCGCCATCGGGGTAAGCACGAGACAGAAGCTTTTATTGCCAAGCTGGGTTTACCTTTTACTGCAATTCGTCCAACTTATATTTATGGTCCGCAAAACTACAACGACTTAGAGAACTGGTTTTTTGATCGCATCGTTCGCGATCGCCCGATTCCCATTCCTGGAAATGGATTACACATAACTCAATTTGGTCATGTCTCCGATTTAGCACAAGCGATGTGTCAAATTTTAGGTTCCACGCAAGCCATTGGTGAAATTTACAATGTATCAGGCGATCGCTATGTGACTTTTGATGGGCTGGCACGGGCGTGTGCTGTGGCAGCTGGCAAATCAAGTGAAGCATTACAAATTGTGCATTACGATCCGAAAAAGTTCGATTTTGGTAAGCGAAAAGCTTTTCCGATGCGCTTACAGCACTTTTTTACTGCAGTAGATAAAGCAAAAGCTCAGCTTAACTGGCAGCCAAAATACGATTTGATTTCCGGTTTAAAAGATTCGTTTCACAATGATTATCTCACTTCAGGTGGGGATACCGCAGAAGTCGATTTTTCGGTTGATGATGAAATTTTGTCTGTTGCAGGTAATAAGTAA
- a CDS encoding ABC transporter ATP-binding protein: protein MTTKSASSLPTWRYLLELIRYKPVFYLANGLLASGLYYFFLLIPGLIVREVFDTITLQTTAGLNVWTLLALLVGNIVAQQTFMLIGVTADGVFRMYVATLLRKHLLARIWKRPGAQALPGSSGEAISRFRDDIEAILNFLTYSFDPVAQSLAIVIGLIILARINFWLSLLVFAPLVVTVATINIASKRIRNYRQANQEAIGGVTGLLGEIFAAVQAIQVAGTQKRVVEYFERVNEVRRQAALKDLLLGQILNSFLTNLANLGTAILLLAAAGMMQNTAGNTLTVGDFTLFVSYLGEFTVIAGFFGSSLTLYFQTEVSLLRLIELIPGVPPLSLVQHDKVYLQGQLPPLPNPPQIVNPLATLNMRNLSYCYPGTTCGIAQVNLILKKGTLTVVTGRIGSGKSTLLRVLLGLLPKQTGEIFWNHQQVVDPAAFFMPPRCAYTAQVPQLFSETLRDNILLGLPENQVDLAGAIHSAVMEPDVANLEHGLDTMIGPRGTKLSGGQVQRTAAARMFVRQPELLVFDDLSSALDVETERSLWQRLLATDKFTCLAVSHRQVALRHADHIIVLKDGRVEASGKLEQLLATCAEMQRLWSEDLG from the coding sequence ATGACAACGAAATCTGCGTCTTCTCTCCCCACTTGGCGGTACTTACTTGAGTTAATTCGCTACAAACCTGTGTTTTACCTTGCCAACGGGTTGTTAGCGAGTGGTTTATACTATTTCTTTCTTTTAATACCTGGACTGATTGTCCGCGAGGTTTTCGATACCATCACACTCCAAACAACCGCAGGGTTAAATGTCTGGACATTGCTGGCTTTGTTAGTGGGAAATATAGTTGCGCAGCAAACATTCATGTTGATTGGTGTCACTGCTGATGGCGTGTTTAGGATGTACGTTGCAACTCTACTGCGCAAGCATTTACTCGCTCGTATCTGGAAACGACCAGGCGCACAAGCATTACCAGGCTCATCTGGAGAAGCGATCTCCCGTTTTCGGGATGATATTGAGGCAATCCTCAATTTTTTAACGTATTCCTTCGACCCTGTGGCTCAAAGTTTAGCAATTGTCATTGGCTTAATTATCCTAGCTCGGATTAACTTCTGGTTGTCGCTGTTGGTGTTTGCGCCTTTGGTGGTGACAGTTGCGACGATCAACATCGCCAGCAAGCGCATCCGCAACTACCGACAAGCAAATCAGGAAGCGATCGGGGGAGTGACAGGGTTATTAGGCGAGATATTCGCAGCAGTACAAGCAATTCAGGTGGCTGGTACCCAAAAGCGGGTTGTGGAATATTTTGAGCGAGTCAATGAAGTGCGCCGTCAAGCTGCTCTCAAAGATTTGTTACTCGGACAGATACTGAATTCATTTTTGACCAATCTAGCAAATTTGGGTACAGCTATTTTGCTGTTGGCAGCGGCTGGGATGATGCAGAATACGGCAGGAAATACTTTAACCGTCGGTGATTTTACGTTATTTGTTTCCTATCTGGGGGAGTTTACAGTAATTGCCGGCTTTTTTGGTTCCTCTTTAACTCTTTACTTTCAAACTGAGGTTTCGCTATTGCGACTGATTGAATTGATACCTGGCGTGCCGCCTTTAAGTTTAGTTCAACACGACAAAGTTTATCTTCAAGGTCAGTTACCTCCATTGCCCAATCCTCCCCAGATAGTAAATCCTTTGGCAACGCTGAATATGAGGAACTTAAGCTATTGCTACCCTGGGACAACGTGCGGTATTGCGCAGGTGAATTTGATTTTGAAAAAAGGGACTTTGACGGTAGTCACTGGGCGGATTGGTTCGGGTAAGAGTACTTTATTGCGGGTGCTGTTGGGGTTGTTACCCAAACAGACAGGGGAAATTTTCTGGAATCATCAGCAAGTTGTAGACCCAGCGGCTTTTTTTATGCCACCGCGTTGTGCTTATACTGCCCAAGTGCCGCAACTGTTTAGCGAAACGTTACGCGATAATATTTTGCTGGGACTGCCGGAGAATCAAGTCGATTTGGCAGGTGCGATTCATTCGGCGGTGATGGAACCCGATGTTGCTAATTTAGAACATGGCTTAGATACTATGATCGGGCCTAGGGGCACTAAGCTTTCTGGGGGTCAGGTTCAGCGAACAGCGGCGGCACGGATGTTTGTCCGCCAGCCTGAGTTATTGGTGTTTGACGATCTCTCTAGTGCTTTGGATGTGGAAACCGAACGCAGTTTATGGCAGCGCCTGTTGGCAACCGACAAGTTTACTTGTTTGGCTGTCTCGCATCGTCAGGTTGCTTTACGTCACGCTGACCATATTATTGTTCTTAAGGATGGTCGCGTTGAAGCTAGCGGGAAACTGGAACAGTTGCTGGCAACCTGTGCAGAAATGCAGCGTCTCTGGTCTGAAGATTTAGGGTAA
- the galE gene encoding UDP-glucose 4-epimerase GalE, with product MLPVKPTILVTGGAGYIGSHAVMALQRAGYEVVILDNLVYGHRDLVEKLQVELIVGDTNDRALLDELFATKKIAAVMHFSAYAYVGESVTEPAKYYRNNVIGTLTLLEAMVAASVDKFVFSSTCATYGVPHEIPITEEHPQNPINPYGATKLMVERILKDFSPAYGLQSVCFRYFNAAGADPNGLLGEDHNPETHLIPLVLQTALGQRESVSIYGTDYPTPDGTCVRDYIHVTDLADAHILGLEYLMQGGDTTVFNLGNGNGFSVKQVIDTAKTVTGKPIKVESSDRRPGDPPVLVGSSEKARKVLGWKPQYSDLKDIISHAWRWHQQRHG from the coding sequence ATGCTACCAGTCAAGCCAACAATTTTAGTTACTGGAGGAGCGGGGTACATTGGCTCCCACGCAGTCATGGCACTACAACGTGCTGGATATGAAGTCGTCATTCTTGATAATTTGGTGTATGGGCATCGAGACTTGGTAGAGAAGTTACAAGTAGAGTTAATCGTTGGGGATACTAACGACAGAGCGCTACTAGACGAACTGTTTGCCACCAAGAAAATCGCAGCGGTCATGCACTTTTCTGCTTACGCTTACGTAGGAGAGTCGGTTACAGAACCTGCTAAGTATTATCGCAATAATGTAATTGGTACCTTGACTCTACTAGAGGCAATGGTTGCAGCATCAGTAGATAAGTTTGTGTTTTCCTCTACTTGTGCTACCTACGGCGTACCTCATGAAATACCTATTACTGAAGAGCACCCCCAAAATCCAATTAATCCCTATGGTGCCACTAAATTAATGGTGGAACGCATTCTGAAAGATTTTAGTCCAGCATATGGTTTGCAATCTGTGTGTTTTCGCTATTTCAATGCTGCTGGTGCTGATCCTAATGGTTTGCTGGGAGAAGATCATAACCCAGAAACACACTTAATTCCCCTAGTTCTGCAAACGGCTTTAGGTCAAAGAGAGTCCGTGTCAATTTATGGTACAGATTATCCTACCCCTGATGGAACTTGTGTCCGAGACTATATCCATGTAACAGATCTTGCCGATGCACATATTCTTGGTTTGGAATATTTAATGCAAGGAGGAGATACGACAGTATTTAATTTGGGGAACGGCAATGGCTTTTCAGTTAAACAGGTCATCGATACTGCTAAAACTGTTACAGGTAAGCCTATCAAAGTCGAAAGTAGCGATCGCCGTCCTGGAGATCCACCAGTTCTAGTTGGTAGTAGCGAGAAAGCTAGAAAAGTTTTAGGTTGGAAACCACAATATTCTGATTTAAAAGATATTATTAGTCATGCTTGGCGTTGGCATCAACAGCGACATGGTTAG
- a CDS encoding ABC transporter ATP-binding protein — protein MQISRNYYISTLLKYLKPLWHQSLLLLILLLIGIGLRLLNPQILAAFINTATAGANSQLIQLALLFLGIALTTQLISLLETYLAADIGLRTTNQLRADLTLHCLELDMSFHNQQTPGALIERIDGDISQLNYFFARFAIDFLGNSIFAVGVLIALFSIDWRIGLTAIAFVIILLFTFNQFNYRVIPYFQAERASSAALFGFLAERLSGTEDVRSSGATAYVMHRFYERSRDLFPKLVKAQTFGSGVFSTWSVFFTLGKAVILGISIVLFFNNAFAIGTVYLIYRYIELLEQPIQQFGRQVQDLQQAGAALIRVRELLTTQSRLRDLGQTTLPHQALSVSFENVDFRYPTPEQDANATPPDLVLRDISFSLSPTSILGLLGRTGSGKTTITRLLLRLYDPTRGTIRLSGVNLPDIPIAALREHIGMVTQEIQLFHASVRDNLTLFEPSIPDARIEEVIQEVGLWDWYASLPSGLDTLLAPGGSGLSAGQAQLLAFVRVFLKNPGLIILDEASSRLDPVTEQLLEKAIARLLVGRTAIIIAHRLATLKRADQIMILEDGDCIESGSREELATNPDSRFAQLLQIGLEEALA, from the coding sequence ATGCAAATCTCCCGCAATTACTATATTTCCACATTACTCAAATATCTCAAACCCTTATGGCATCAGTCACTTTTACTCTTAATTCTGTTACTAATTGGGATTGGCTTACGGTTACTCAATCCTCAGATATTAGCAGCATTTATTAATACAGCCACCGCTGGGGCAAACTCGCAACTCATCCAACTAGCCCTACTGTTTTTAGGAATCGCCCTGACAACGCAACTCATATCCTTACTAGAAACCTATCTCGCCGCAGACATCGGCTTACGCACCACAAACCAACTGCGGGCAGATCTGACGCTGCACTGCTTAGAGCTAGATATGTCGTTTCACAACCAGCAAACACCAGGCGCTTTAATCGAACGCATAGATGGCGACATCAGCCAGTTGAATTACTTCTTCGCTCGCTTCGCGATTGACTTTTTAGGCAACAGTATCTTTGCAGTTGGTGTTTTAATTGCCCTATTTTCTATTGACTGGCGCATCGGACTAACCGCGATCGCCTTCGTTATTATCCTCTTATTTACTTTTAACCAATTCAATTATAGAGTCATTCCTTATTTTCAAGCCGAACGAGCCTCCAGTGCCGCTTTATTTGGTTTTTTAGCAGAGCGACTTTCGGGAACAGAAGATGTGCGTTCTTCTGGTGCAACCGCCTATGTCATGCATCGGTTCTACGAGCGATCGCGGGATTTGTTTCCCAAATTGGTAAAGGCACAGACGTTTGGTTCAGGAGTCTTTAGCACCTGGAGTGTTTTCTTCACCCTAGGAAAAGCCGTAATTTTAGGCATCAGTATCGTGCTATTTTTCAATAACGCCTTTGCGATCGGCACAGTTTATCTAATCTATCGCTACATCGAGTTATTAGAACAACCAATTCAACAATTTGGTCGCCAAGTTCAAGATTTACAACAAGCTGGCGCTGCCCTAATTCGGGTGCGAGAATTACTCACAACCCAAAGTCGTCTTCGAGATCTCGGTCAAACAACTCTTCCCCATCAAGCATTAAGCGTGAGTTTCGAGAACGTTGACTTTCGTTATCCTACACCTGAACAAGATGCCAACGCCACACCCCCCGATTTAGTCCTGCGCGATATCTCATTTTCCTTATCACCAACAAGTATTCTCGGTCTCTTAGGTCGTACAGGGAGTGGTAAGACAACCATCACCCGTCTACTGCTGCGACTTTACGACCCCACACGCGGCACAATTCGTTTAAGTGGAGTCAACCTACCCGATATACCTATAGCAGCACTGCGCGAACACATCGGCATGGTTACGCAAGAAATTCAACTATTCCACGCCAGCGTCCGCGATAATCTCACTTTGTTTGAGCCATCAATCCCCGATGCACGGATTGAAGAAGTGATTCAGGAAGTCGGCTTGTGGGACTGGTATGCATCTCTGCCTAGTGGTTTAGACACTCTCCTCGCACCTGGTGGCAGCGGACTATCAGCCGGACAGGCGCAGTTATTGGCATTTGTGCGAGTATTTCTCAAAAACCCTGGTTTGATCATTCTAGACGAAGCCTCATCCCGCCTCGACCCAGTGACAGAGCAACTGTTAGAAAAAGCGATCGCTCGCCTACTCGTAGGGCGAACTGCGATCATTATTGCGCATCGTTTGGCAACATTAAAACGCGCTGATCAAATCATGATTTTGGAAGACGGTGATTGTATCGAGTCCGGTTCACGCGAGGAATTAGCTACTAACCCTGACTCGCGCTTTGCCCAATTACTGCAAATCGGGTTAGAGGAGGCTTTGGCATGA